One segment of Alnus glutinosa chromosome 2, dhAlnGlut1.1, whole genome shotgun sequence DNA contains the following:
- the LOC133860439 gene encoding uncharacterized protein LOC133860439 translates to MSLLCWNCRGLGNPRTVRVLHHLVKEKKPNVVFLIETLCRGNTMEKIICKLGFEGLFVVNPIGRSGGLALLWKENLFLEIFNYSRQHINAIIRNEDGSPGWKFTGFYGFPNAARRWESWELLRLLKTFQPSAWLCAEDFNEILDQSEKQGAALRRISQINQFRRALEDCDLSDLGFSGPRYTWCNNKRDDNFPQERLDRAVANTEWCSRFNYVRVQVLEAICSDHNPILILFNDVPYETGPSRRAFKFEAKWQLDPECNDISKAAWEQEVLESNQLKDIRARLSACQRDLTRWSKAKFRRDAELLKQKSRRLLELQGTNSPNQIEDIKQIQKDIDTFLKRSKMLMLKPHLDALTFVHVY, encoded by the exons ATGAGTCTTTTATGTTGGAACtgtcgggggcttgggaacccccgaACAGTTCGAGTTCTTCACCATTTGGTGAAAGAGAAGAAACCCAATGTTGTTTTCCTTATTGAAACTCTGTGTAGAGGTAATACCATGGAGAAAATTATATGTAAACTGGGCTTTGAAGGGCTTTTTGTGGTCAACCCGATTGGTAGAAGTGGGGGCTTAGCATTATTGTGGAAGGAGAACCTTTTTCTGGAGATCTTTAATTACTCCCGCCAGCATATAAATGCTATCATACGTAATGAAGATGGAAGCCCAGGATGGAAGTTTACTGGCTTCTATGGATTTCCCAATGCTGCTAGACGATGGGAATCATGGGAACTATTGAGACTCCTCAAGACTTTTCAGCCTTCAGCCTGGTTGTGTGCAGAGGACTTTAACGAGATTCTTGATCAATCAGAGAAACAGGGGGCAGCTTTAAGACGTATCTCTCAGATTAACCAGTTCAGGAGGGCGCTAGAAGATTGTGATCTCAGTGACCTAGGCTTCTCTGGGCCTCGGTATACTTGGTGCAATAACAAGAGAGATGATAACTTTCCTCAGGAAAGGCTTGACAGAGCGGTTGCCAACACGGAATGGTGTTCCAGATTCAATTACGTGAGGGTTCAAGTTTTGGAAGCTATTTGTTCGGACCACAATCCGATCCTTATTTTGTTTAATGACGTGCCCTATGAGACGGGGCCTTCGCGTCGGGCTTTCAAGTTTGAAGCCAAATGGCAGCTGGATCCTGAATGCAATGACATCTCTAAAGCAGCTTGGGAGCAGGAGGTTTTGGAGTCTAACCAGTTGAAGGATATTCGGGCCCGCCTCTCAGCTTGCCAAAGAGATCTTACACGGTGGAGTAAAGCAAAATTTCGTAGAGATGCAGAATTACTGAAACAGAAAAGTAGGAGACTTCTTGAATTGCAAGGAACCAATAGCCCGAACCAAATTGAGGATATCAAGCAGATCCAAAAGGATATTGatacttttctt AAACGTAGTAAGATGCTCATGCTGAAACCCCACCTTGATGCATTGACATTTGTCCATGTATATTGA